One genomic window of Mercenaria mercenaria strain notata chromosome 2, MADL_Memer_1, whole genome shotgun sequence includes the following:
- the LOC123563557 gene encoding transcription factor MafK-like, with protein MSKKIFLSQIKSEGIHMQPPSHKSVSDEELIALSVKELNRMLKGLTRDEVIKLKQRRRTLKNRGYAANCREKRISQKEVLEVEKDGLRNEVERLQRENDIVRMELSSLKNRYDALQRFAEANKIHVVAAQPLYLGNSLRHDSPPTQTILPQVSQQSYSHHGFPKYSESMHHDSVIVKSEPRL; from the coding sequence attttcttGTCGCAGATCAAGTCAGAGGGTATCCACATGCAGCCGCCTAGTCACAAGTCGGTATCGGATGAGGAGCTCATAGCCTTGTCCGTGAAAGAGCTGAACCGGATGCTGAAAGGGCTCACTCGTGATGAAGTGATTAAGTTGAAACAGCGGCGGAGAACGCTGAAAAACCGTGGGTACGCAGCAAACTGTAGAGAAAAAAGGATTTCACAGAAAGAGGTTTTGGAAGTTGAAAAAGATGGTCTAAGAAATGAAGTTGAACGTCTGCAGCGAGAAAACGATATTGTAAGAATGGAACTGAGTTCTTTGAAAAACAGATATGATGCTCTGCAAAGGTTTGCTGAAGCAAACAAAATTCATGTTGTTGCAGCTCAACCGTTGTATCTTGGGAACTCCTTGCGTCATGACTCTCCCCCAACACAGACAATTTTACCGCAGGTTTCACAGCAATCATACAGTCATCATGGCTTCCCAAAATATTCAGAATCTATGCATCATGATTCTGTTATTGTTAAATCAGAGCCGCGGCTGTAG